The Nitrosarchaeum sp. genomic interval TGATCAATCACACTCATCTCTCAAAACATTTCTTTTTGGAAATGTGGTTCTAGTTGATTCTAGGGATTCTGCGTATAGAATCTCTAAACTTGGTCATAAGGCTGTGACTATAACTGGTGAGTATTTTGAGGCTAAAGGTGGGGCAGTCATTATTGATATTAATTCAAAAATTTCTAAATTAACCAAAATCATCTCGATGAGTACTGATATTGATGGCTTGCTAGAATCTATCAACCTTCTTAAAAAATATGTTTTAAAGAAAAAAAACTCCTTGAAGAAACTTGAAGATTCTATTCAGAGTTATACTAAGAGATTATCCCTTTCAGAACAGGGTCTTGCATCTACAGATGAAAATTATTCTCATTTGAAATCAAGAATTTCATCTGCAATTAATATGAAGCAGCAATTAACTGAAAGAATTTCTGAATTAAACAAACGACATGCTACTTTGCTTGTAGATGTATCTTCCAATGAATCTCATATAGAATCACTTAACTCAAGAATTACAATTGTTGAAGAAAACTATGCAAGTGGAGAGCAAACACGTATTGCAAATGAACTATCTAAAATTAATGAAAAGAAATCTAATCTTGAAAAACTTTACACAACTATAATGAATGAATATCGTGATAAAGATTCACAGTTGACAACATTACTAAATGAAGAGAATAGAAAACAATCTCTAATAAAAAGTCTTAATGATGAAATATCTTCGTTAAATTCACAACATGAAGAATTAGAAAATAAAATTAAAGAATTAGAAATAAGAAAGGAATCTAAGACAAGCATGCTTGTAACACTTAGAGAAAAAGAACAAGAACTAATTTCTACTTCTGGTTCTTCTATTGGTCAGCTTAAAGAATATGATGATAAATTAAAAATTCTTTCAGAAAAAGACAAAGAGCTTACTAAGGAAATTAACTCACTTGAAAGACAATCTGATTCTCTTACTCGTGATTTACATGAGTTAAATGAAAATGAAACAAAACTTAATGCAATTTTGTCATCATTTGGATTTGATAAAAACATAGAGATATTTGATGTTGAACCTATAGTTCATGGATTAACTACTGAGTTTAACTCTCTTAATGCTCTTAATGCAAAAGCTCCTGAGACTTATCTTGAAGTATCTTATGGTTATCGTTCTATGTCTGTACGTAAAAATTCATTGGAAGAAGAACGAAATTCTATTGTTAAATTTATTGAAGATATTGAAAAAGATAAACGTCAAACCTTCTTGGATGCATTTGACAAAGTTGACAAAGAAATACGTCTTATCTTCAGTAAAATGACTGGTGGTAACGCTTGGCTTGAATTACAAAATGAAGATGATATTTTCAATTCTGGTATATCTTACATGATTCAATTTCCAAATAAACCAAAAAGAGAATCAACATCAATTAGTGGTGGTGAAAAAACTCTTGCGGCAATTGTCTTTGTATTGGCACTTCAAAAATTAAAGCCATCTCCATTTTATCTATTTGATGAGGTGGATGCACATCTTGATGCACCAAACTCAGAACGACTTGCTAAAATTTTAGAAGAACGTTCACAAGAGAGCCAATTCATTATGGTATCTCTAAAAGACTCTGTTGTACAAAAAGCCAAACTAATCTACGGTGTTTATCCAAAAAATGGTGTATCCTATGTTGTTACATACAAAGACAAACGTATGCCTTCAGTTAAAACATCTTAATCTAGACTAACATAACAAGCAACAAAGTGATCTTTTTCTATATTTTCCAAAATTGGTTCGATTTTACATTTCTCGAGGGCATATGGACATCTTGCTCTAAATCTACATCCTGAATAAACATCAATGTCGAGAGGATCATTGATTCTAATTATTTTTTCTTTATTGAGATTTTCTGGGTTTGGTTCGGAAATTGCATCAATTAGAGCTTGCGTGTATGGATGCTTTGGTTTTAACAATATTTCATCAATTGCCCCTATCTCTACAATTTTTCCAAGATACAGAATTCCTATTCTTTGGCCAAAATGTCTAGCAGTAGCTAAATCATGTGTAATGTAAACAAATGAAATTTGATATTTCTTTTGTAGTTCGTGCATTAATTCAAGCATTTCAGCTCTAATTGATACATCTAACATTGAAACAGGCTCATCTGCGATGATTATTTTTGGTCTTAACGCTAAGGCTCTTGCAAGTACTACTCTTTGCCTTTGACCTCCTGATAACATATGTGGATATTTTTTCAGAATATCTTCAGTCGACTCTAGTTTCACTTCATGTAATGCCTCAATGACTCTTTTTTTCCTGCCTTCTTTATTCCCAATCTTGTGTATCTCCAAGGGTTCTGAAACAATATCTTCAATATTCATTCGTGGATTGATTGAATCATACGGATCTTGATGTATCATTTGACAGTTCATTCTAATTTTCTCTAAACTTTTTTTATCATCTTTGATTTCTTCATTTTCAAAAATTATTTTTCCAGAGTCTGCTTGAATGGATTTAAGAATTAATTTTGCAATTGTAGATTTACCAGATCCTGACTCTCCAGCTAATACAAATACTTCTCCTTTACTTAGACTAAATGATATATCATCAACTGCTTTTATTGTAACTGTTTTTGTTCTAAAGATACTTTTTTTAATAAAACTCTTCTTCAAATTTTCTATTCTTAGAATTTCATCCAATGTATAGAATTGGATAAAGAGGTATATCAAGAAATATCATTCATGCCTGATGATTTATCATAAGGCATTTATGTTAAAAAAAGTCTGTTTTATTACTTGAGTAAAACAATCCAAAACAGTCTAAATTATAAAAAATATGTAGTTGATTCTAAATTGCAATATTTTAAACCTAATTCTGCTAAAATTGAAAAGAGTTTTGCAGATGAAGTTTCTTTTAGCCTAACTCAAAATTGTAAATTTATTAACCCAAAATTCTTTTATGATAAAAAAGGTTCTGAATTATTTGAAAAAATATGTGATTTATCTGAATATTATCCTACTAGGACAGAAATTAATATCCTCCAAAATCTAAAAGAAAATTTTGTTAAATATGTTGATCGTTCATTTCGATTAGTAGAACTTGGTAGTGGCTCTTCGGTTAAAACAAGGCTGATTTTAGACATTTTAAATAATTTTCAAGAAAAAATTGAATATTTTCCAATCGATATTTCTGAAATTTTAACTGAAAGTTCTTCTTTACTTCAAAAAGATTATGAAAATTTGCATATCACTGGAATAATTGATACCTATGAGGGTGGTCTTGAATTTATAAAAAATTATGATAATAAAAAAAATCTAATTATTTTCTTAGGTTCTAGTTTTGGGAATTTTGTTCCTGAAGATGGAAAAAAATTTCTAAAAAAAATCAATTCTACTATGAAAGATAATGATTTGTTTTTAATTGGTTTGGATTTAGTAAAAAATAAAGAAACTTTGGAAAATGCATATGATGATTCTAAAGGAATAACTGCACAGTTTAATCTTAATGTTTTATCTAGAATCAATGATGAATTAGATGCTGATTTTAATCTAAATAATTTTAGCCATTATGCAAGATATAATGAAAATGAACAAAGAATTGAAATGTATCTGAAATCTTTAGTGGAACAATTTGTTGTTATCCAAAAAGCTAATCTTTCAATAACATTAAAGAAAAATGAATTAATTCATACTGAGCATTCACACAAATACAAATTATCCCAAATTAAAGAATTAATGACCCAAACTGGGTTTGACATTAAGCATATTTGGTTAGACGAAAATAATTACTTTGCATTGACTTTGGTATCCAAAAGATCTTAGTTCTAATTATTTTCAACACATCTGAATCCTGAAAATAGCCATCTTTCATCTAATCTGAAAAAATTTCGATAACTTCCACGAACAGACATCTTTGGCGTTCCAAATGAACCACCTCGTAATACTTTTTGATTTGTAAACCACTTGTCATTATATTCATCAAATCCAGATCTGAATCCAGGATAACCTGTGAACTCTGATGCTGTCCATTCCCAGACATCGCCAATCATTTGATGACACCCTGATGAACTTATCCCATTAGGATATGATCCAATTTCTGTACATCTCCAATGATATGATTCTAATAAGTTGGCATTTTGTTCTGTTGGAGGTTCATTTCCCCAAGGAAATATTGTTTTTTGTTGTTTTTCTTCATCCCAACAAGCAGCTTTTTCCCATTCTGCTTCTGTTGGTAGTCTCTTTCCTGCCCATTTGCAATATGCATCTGCTTCATAATAGCTAACATGGCATACTGGCTCTTTTGGATTTAATTTTCGAGTTCCTATAAAATCTCTAACTTTCCATTGACCGTCAATTTTTTCCCAATACATCGGTGATTTCCAATCATTTTCTTTTACTTTTTCCCATCCATCCGATAACCAATGTTTGTAGGTATCATATCCACCATCCTCCATAAATTTTAGATACTGTTCATTGGTAATCGGAAACACATCAATTGAATAATTTTCTAGATATACTTTGTGTTCTGGTAGTTCAATATCATAACAATATTCATTACCATTATACCCCATTGTGTATATGCCTCCTTTGATTTGAACTGATTTTTGTTCAACATTTTTTGATTTTGGTATTTCATTTTTTTTGATTGGTATGTATTGATCTGCCAATAAATGTTGTAAATCATACACTAGTAATTCTTGATGTTGACACTCATGATGTAGTCCTGTAATAATTAATTTTATTGCGTTGTTATTTAATGAATTTGATTCGATAAGATGATTCACTCTTTGACTAATCGTATTAAAATATTGAAAAATTTGTTCAGTTGTAGGTCTTGATATGATTCCTCTTTTACTCTTGTCATGAGGAACTCCAAATTGTTGATAATAAGAGTTTAGATACTCTGAAAATTCTTTAGAGTAGAACTCATATTTGTTATTTATCTTACTCATAATTGTTTCATAGATCCAACTCACATGACCGACATGCC includes:
- a CDS encoding ABC transporter ATP-binding protein, yielding MDEILRIENLKKSFIKKSIFRTKTVTIKAVDDISFSLSKGEVFVLAGESGSGKSTIAKLILKSIQADSGKIIFENEEIKDDKKSLEKIRMNCQMIHQDPYDSINPRMNIEDIVSEPLEIHKIGNKEGRKKRVIEALHEVKLESTEDILKKYPHMLSGGQRQRVVLARALALRPKIIIADEPVSMLDVSIRAEMLELMHELQKKYQISFVYITHDLATARHFGQRIGILYLGKIVEIGAIDEILLKPKHPYTQALIDAISEPNPENLNKEKIIRINDPLDIDVYSGCRFRARCPYALEKCKIEPILENIEKDHFVACYVSLD
- the egtD gene encoding L-histidine N(alpha)-methyltransferase; this translates as MSKTIQNSLNYKKYVVDSKLQYFKPNSAKIEKSFADEVSFSLTQNCKFINPKFFYDKKGSELFEKICDLSEYYPTRTEINILQNLKENFVKYVDRSFRLVELGSGSSVKTRLILDILNNFQEKIEYFPIDISEILTESSSLLQKDYENLHITGIIDTYEGGLEFIKNYDNKKNLIIFLGSSFGNFVPEDGKKFLKKINSTMKDNDLFLIGLDLVKNKETLENAYDDSKGITAQFNLNVLSRINDELDADFNLNNFSHYARYNENEQRIEMYLKSLVEQFVVIQKANLSITLKKNELIHTEHSHKYKLSQIKELMTQTGFDIKHIWLDENNYFALTLVSKRS
- the egtB gene encoding ergothioneine biosynthesis protein EgtB, which translates into the protein MKTATDVEENKSLLEQFKETRNRTLELVKTLEKDDFIVQTAFFTSPVKWHVGHVSWIYETIMSKINNKYEFYSKEFSEYLNSYYQQFGVPHDKSKRGIISRPTTEQIFQYFNTISQRVNHLIESNSLNNNAIKLIITGLHHECQHQELLVYDLQHLLADQYIPIKKNEIPKSKNVEQKSVQIKGGIYTMGYNGNEYCYDIELPEHKVYLENYSIDVFPITNEQYLKFMEDGGYDTYKHWLSDGWEKVKENDWKSPMYWEKIDGQWKVRDFIGTRKLNPKEPVCHVSYYEADAYCKWAGKRLPTEAEWEKAACWDEEKQQKTIFPWGNEPPTEQNANLLESYHWRCTEIGSYPNGISSSGCHQMIGDVWEWTASEFTGYPGFRSGFDEYNDKWFTNQKVLRGGSFGTPKMSVRGSYRNFFRLDERWLFSGFRCVENN